In Toxotes jaculatrix isolate fToxJac2 chromosome 12, fToxJac2.pri, whole genome shotgun sequence, the following are encoded in one genomic region:
- the htr3b gene encoding 5-hydroxytryptamine receptor 3B — protein MSPIWLMLLLSAHLSECVPEKPKRSALNQLTRTLLRKYDCGVRPVHNWTSSTTVSIDLILQSVLDVDGKTQSITISIWYRQIWTDEFLVWDPEEFDGINEISLSSDAIWIPDVIVSEFVDGGKSPPIPFVYVNSSGTVKNYRPMQVVLACSLEMYAFPFDKQNCSLTFRSWLHSVKEIDLALWRSAEAIANDKREFMNDGEWELLSIPSRYWQIHQDNTDYAHIQFNVLIRRRPLLYVVGLLIPSIFLMLVDVISFYLPLNSGIRIVFKISILLGYTVFRVNLTDELPASAVRTPLIGVFFVVCMALLMLSLIKSILVVKLLHHSEKEVRQMSVSACLLDKYGSAGHSFNESALTSMKTLDNINLSGDYELEPSLEGDLLSLNEIQDAPSGLEWLLQELVSLRLALSQEDSESSAQADWLALCSKLDCFLFRLYLLVLALYTGTLLLLWASWSFA, from the exons ATGTCTCCCATTTGGCTAATGCTGTTGCTCTCAG CTcatctgtctgaatgtgtgCCAGAGAAGCCAAAGAGGTCAGCTCTGAACCAGCTGACCAGAACTCTCCTGAGGAAATACGACTGCGGAGTTCGACCTGTTCACAACTGGACCAGTTCTACCACTGTCTCCATAGACCTCATACTGCAATCTGTCCTTGATGTG GATGGAAAGACACAGAGCATTACTATAAGTATTTGGTACAGACAG ATCTGGACTGATGAGTTCCTGGTTTGGGACCCAGAGGAGTTTGATGGCATCAACGAGATCTCACTGTCATCTGATGCTATCTGGATACCTGATGTTATCGTCAGTGAATT TGTGGATGGTGGGAAGTCCCCACCAATCCCCTTTGTTTATGTCAACTCCTCTGGCACGGTGAAGAACTACAGGCCCATGCAGGTGGTCCTGGCCTGCAGCCTGGAGATGTACGCTTTTCCATTTGACAAGCAGAACTGCAGCCTCACCTTCCGCAGCTGGCTCCACTCAG TGAAGGAAATAGACCTGGCTCTGTGGAGGAGTGCGGAGGCCATTGCTAATGATAAGAGGGAGTTCATGAATGACGGAGAATGGGAACTGCTGTCTATTCCTTCACGCTACTGGCAAATCCACCAAGACAACACTGACTACGCACATATCCAGTTCAAT gtTTTGATCCGCcggcgccccctgctgtatgtggtgGGTCTCCTTATCCCCAGTATCTTCCTCATGTTGGTGGACGTGATCAGCTTTTATCTGCCTCTGAACAGCGGCATACGCATCGTCTTTAAGATCAGCATACTGCTGGGCTACACTGTCTTCAGAGTCAACCTGACAGATGAACTGCCTGCTTCTGCTGTCAGAACTCCTCTTATAG GTGTGTTCTTTGTGGTGTGCATGGCCCTGCTGATGCTCAGCCTGATCAAATCTATACTGGTGGTGAAGCTGCTCCACCACAGTGAGAAGGAGGTCAGGCAAATGTCagtgtctgcctgcctgctggACAAGTATGGCTCTGCTGGTCACAGCTTCAATGAAAGCGCTTTAACCTCCATGAAAACCCTCGACAACATCAACCTATCTGGAG ATTATGAGCTTGAGCCCTCACTGGAGGGGGATTTGCTGTCACTGAATGAGATCCAGGATGCTCCTTCTGGGCTGGAGTGGCTCCTCCAGGAGCTGGTTTCTCTCCGCTTGGCTTTATCCCAGGAGGACAGTGAGTCTTCAGCTCAGGCTGATTGGCTAGCCCTCTGCTCTAAACTCGACTGCTTCCTGTTCCGCCTCTACCTGTTGGTTCTGGCCTTGTACACcggcacactgctgctgctctgggccAGCTGGAGCTTTGCCTGA